DNA from Prosthecobacter debontii:
GAGCCACCACAGCTATCAAAGCACCCTGTTGCGTCTGCATCGCGAGCGCTTTGCCCACATGTCTCTGGATGACTACAAGCGCCGCGTGCGCACGGAGGTGAATCCTGACCTCGTCGCCCAGTGGAAAGAGAGCCAGAAGAAGGGTCAGCGCTGGATTTACATCAAAGATCAACCGGAAGATGCCGAGCCGGTGGTGCTCAACAGCCGTGCGGAAATGGAGGCCCACTTCCGCCGCACGCACAGTGAAGATGCCGTCATCGAAGGGCGTGAAGTCGTCATCCCCGGCAGCCAAGAGAAAGGCAAGCTCACCCACATCCTCGGCATCATGATGCGTCACGCCGTGGAAGGCGCGCGCAAGCATCTCTTTGAAATGTCTCAGAAGCTCGGTGGCATCTTCGAGCGCCGTGGCCTGAAGCTCTTCAAGCGCCGTGCCGGCAAGCTCTTTGTGAGCCGAGTGAAGCCTCGTGCCGTGGACCCAGGCGTGGTGTTTTCTGAGCGAGTTTCCAAGATCGTCGAGGTTTTGAAAACCACTCCGGGTATGCCTCTCGCCAAGCTGGTGGAATCAATTGTGCCAGGCGCAGCTCCGATCCCCGAAGGCGAAGCCAAACCCCAGCTTTCTGAAGAACAAATCTCGGTCCTCAAGGACCTGCGTTGGCTGACCAATGAAGGCTATGTCATCGAATACAGCGATGGCATGGTGTTTTTAGGCGTCCAGGGAGAGCCTCATCCTGCGAAGGATAAGGAACCCCCAGCCAAGGACAAAGCCATGTCAGAAACAGCCCCAGAACCCACCGCTACGGCTCTCACCGCATTGCCCGACAACGAGGAGAGCAACGGTGCCGCTGAAGCCGCCACAGCTACAGATGCGACTCCATCCGAAGTAGCCGCCGACGAGGTTGAAGCCCCAGTGGACGATGAAATTTCCGGCTTCGGGGCTACCGAAGGTTTCACCATCGAATCTCTGGAGGAGATCAATGAACCTGTAGAAGGCCCTTCCACCGACGATCTCGATCCCGAAGACAGCGTGCAAGACCTCGTCCAAGGTGAAGATGGCCCGGAAGCCGTCGGTCGGAACCAGATCAACGATACCGCTGCGCCGGAAATCGAACCTGAAGAAGACACACTCGAAGAGGAGCCCATCGCCCCAGAAATGCCTGTGGTGCACGATGACTCCAGCGATGAAGAAAAGGCTAACTGAGGTCACTTCTCTCACAGCTTTATACCCCAAGGAGTGACGGCAGCCTGCCGTCATGTTGAGGTCAGAGTGGCTTCACGCCTTGAAGGCACACTCCAGCGATATGGTCAGCACACTCTGTGTGTGCGGGATACCGCTCCGGAGTCTGAGCGAGACGTGATTTCCTCCAATCCTGAAATCTCCCAAGCTCCAGACATCCCTTGGCATAGGCTTCCGGAGTTACCGTCTCGTCTGGCTTGCCAGGTGGCGCTCCGCCCACGGAGGGTCCGGGCCACTTTGAGGGGTCACTCCTTGCATTCGCCCTGATCGTATTGGATCATGCAGGTTCATGTCCACCCCCATCCTGCCGACCGATCAGCCGCCGCTCATGCACCACGCCGTGGAGGAGGCGGTTCGTCTTCTGCAATCGGGCGAGGTTGTCGCCCTGCCCACTGAAACGGTCTATGGACTGGCGGCCGATGCGCTGAATCCCCAAGCCGTCGCCAAAATCTTCGAAGCCAAGGAGCGCCCAACCTTCGACCCGCTCATTGTCCATCTACCGGACAAGAAGCTGCTCGATACCGTGGCCGAAGTCCCTGAGGACGTAAAAAAGGTGGTGACCCGTTTGATCGAACGCTTTTGGCCCGGTCCACTGACCCTGCTCTTGCCAAAAAAACCGTGCGTGCCTGACCTCGTCACCGCAGGCCTGCCCACCGTGGCGGTGCGGGTGAGCAACAACCCAGTTTTCAAACGTGTCGCCCAGGCCCTGAACAAGCCGATTGCCGCACCGAGTGCCAATCGTTTTGGCTCCATCAGCCCCACCTCGGCCAATGCCGTGCTAGCAGAGTTGGATGGCCGTATCCCGCTCATTCTGGATGGCGGTGCCTGCCTGCATGGCCTGGAGTCCACCATCATCAAGGTGGAACCCGGCACGCCCAAGGCCCTCATCACCGTCCTGCGTCCAGGACCGATCACCATTGAGGATCTGAAACTGTATGCCAAGGTGCAGCGCGTCACCAAAACGCTCTTGGATGAAGCCAGCGAAGCCCCCGGCCAGCTCGCCTCCCACTACGCCCCACGCACGCCGCTGCGCCTGCTCAGCAAGCCCTCGGACTTCACCCCTGAAGAAGGCAGGCGCTACGCCCTCATGAGCTATCGCGGTGAGGAGAAAGACGGCTATGTTGATCTGGCCGATTGGGAGCAGATGATGATCCTCAGCCCGGGGAATGGCAAGCTGCCTGAGGCGGCCGTGCGTTTCTTTTACGTGCTGCGTGAGTTGGATAAACTTGGTGTGGATGAGATCATCGCCGAGCCGATGCTGGAGCACGGCATGGGTGCGGCCATGATGGATAAACTGCGCCGCGCTTCCGTTCGTCCTTCCCGTTAGGCCATGCCCATCCTCGCCCTCGAATCCTCCTGCGACGAAACCGCCGCGGCCATTTGCACGCCGGAGGGCACCCTGCTGGCCTCACGCATCGCCTCCCAGGCGGAGATCCATCGTCGGTATGGCGGCGTGGTGCCGGAGGTGGCCTCGCGCAATCACATCCTGCATGTGCGCCCCTTGGTGCAGGAGGTTTTGGAAGAAGCTGGCCTAGCTCTGGGCGAGATCACCGCCTTTGCCGCCACCAGCGGGCCGGGGCTTGTGAGTTCCTTGCTCATCGGCACCAGCATGGCCAAGGCTCTGGCGGTGGCCGAAAAGAAACCCTTCCTAGCCGTCAATCACATGGAAGGCCACCTGCTTTCTCCCTTCATGGGCGGGCAAGGTCCTGTGCGCCCCAGCGTGGCCCTCATCGTCAGTGGTGGCCACACCATGCTCGTGCAGGTCAAATCGGTCGGTGAATACATTTTGTTAGGCCGGACGCGCGATGATGCAGCGGGCGAAGCCTTCGACAAAGTGGCCAAGATGATCGGCCTGCCCTATCCCGGCGGACCGGAGATCGATAAGCAAGCGCGCCAGGGGAACCCACGCGCCTTTGCCTTTCCACGCAGTTTCATGGATGGGGAGAGTTTGGAATTCAGCTTCAGCGGACTCAAAACTGCGGTGCTCTACGAACTGCCCAAGCTGAACTTGGAAGACCCGACCGTGTTGGCCGATGTCTGTGCCAGCGTGCAGGAGGCCATCATTGAGGTTTTGGTGGAAAAACTCGTCCTCGCAGCTCGCCAAACCGGTGAAACTCTGGTGACCGTCAGCGGTGGCGTAAGCTGCAATCGTGGTCTGCGGGAAAAACTGATGGCGCGCTGTGAGAAGGAAAAGCTCACACTGCTGCTCGCTAAACCAGACCTCTGCACAGACAACGCCGGCATGATCGCTTATGCAGCCTCGCAGCGCTTTCAGTTAGGCCAAAGCTCTGCCCTAGAAGCGGATGTGGACCCGAATTTAGCGCTGGTTTGATGTTATGGCCAAGCCCAAGTCTCTCGCCGCCACTCGCATTCGTGCTGAAGTCATCCGGCTAGTGGGCCTGATTCCTGGCGGCAAATTCACCACTTACGGTTCCATTGCCATTCACATGAACGTCGCCGCGCTGCACGTCTCCAGCGTGATGAGTCGATTGACGGACGAAGAATCGAAGACCCTCCCGTGGCATCGGGTGGTAGGAGCCGACGCACGAATTAGCCCCAAGATGAACGCCGAGCTTGCAGTCCTTCAACGAAAGCGTCTGGAACAAGAAGGATTTCACCTCGATGCCCAAGGATACATCCAGGATGCCGATTCACACTTCCACGTCGTCGGTTTACGCCGAAGCATTCGCTGGAGCGATCCCTGAGCGGTAGCGCCTAACCAAAAACGCGTTACCTCAAATCACCCCCGCATCGTGAAGACCTCGACGTAGGAGGGCCTTACCGTTGGTTTCGATCACTTCCCCATGACCGACGATGACGCGGTCAAAATCCTTGGCAAAAATCTCAGTCATGGAAGCCTGAAATGCCGCCTTATCCTTGATGCACAGCTTGAAAATACGGCTCATCCCGGGATAACGGCGAAACCCGGCGATGTAGCGATGGAAGAAACGGTTCCAGCCGCGCTCATCAGGGCGGAAGTTAAAGACCAAATCCGCCACGATGAGGGTGCGGCTGGGAAGGTGGAGAATAGCATACTCCTTCAGCATCGGAACCCCCGCGATGGGAAGCACCTCCACCTCACCCGCCCACTCAGGAGGAGCAGGTAGGAGTGGGAGAGTGGGAAAATCCACCACGTCTGAAAATCCCGGGGGACCGAGGAACGGCACTTCTGGAAAAGCTTTCTTTCCGTCAGCGGCATAGGTGTCATGAAGCAACATCGCCTCCATCAACCACCCCGGCTTACCCAAGCTGGAGATATCCGCCACTTCCTTGGCCGAAAAAGGGGCCATGGAGTGAAGGATCAGGTGGCCTGAAGCCAGACGAATCAGAGTAACGTTACGTCCATGCTGCGTGCCCAACACGGATAGCGGATAGGTGAGTAGCCAGAGGTGATCAGAGATTTGTTTCATGCGAAGCGGGCTAAGAAGATGAGAAACGGTGCGCAGAATCATCCGTTCTTATCAGTTAATCTCCTCAGCTCGCCCAAGTGGTCTTATCACCCCGTTAAAGCTAAAACGCCAAACGTCGCCGAGCGTCATCCACTCACCCTTGATCCAAACCCGCCTCGCGGTAGCGGCGAGAGACCTCCACATATTTGAGGGCGAGGCGAGCATTGGCGGCCTTTTCTTCCTCCGTCAGGGAGCGCACCACCTTGGCAGGAGAGCCCATCACCAGGGAACCCTCCGGGACGACCATGCCCTTGGTCACCAAGGCCCCCGCAGCGA
Protein-coding regions in this window:
- the tsaD gene encoding tRNA (adenosine(37)-N6)-threonylcarbamoyltransferase complex transferase subunit TsaD: MPILALESSCDETAAAICTPEGTLLASRIASQAEIHRRYGGVVPEVASRNHILHVRPLVQEVLEEAGLALGEITAFAATSGPGLVSSLLIGTSMAKALAVAEKKPFLAVNHMEGHLLSPFMGGQGPVRPSVALIVSGGHTMLVQVKSVGEYILLGRTRDDAAGEAFDKVAKMIGLPYPGGPEIDKQARQGNPRAFAFPRSFMDGESLEFSFSGLKTAVLYELPKLNLEDPTVLADVCASVQEAIIEVLVEKLVLAARQTGETLVTVSGGVSCNRGLREKLMARCEKEKLTLLLAKPDLCTDNAGMIAYAASQRFQLGQSSALEADVDPNLALV
- a CDS encoding L-threonylcarbamoyladenylate synthase is translated as MSTPILPTDQPPLMHHAVEEAVRLLQSGEVVALPTETVYGLAADALNPQAVAKIFEAKERPTFDPLIVHLPDKKLLDTVAEVPEDVKKVVTRLIERFWPGPLTLLLPKKPCVPDLVTAGLPTVAVRVSNNPVFKRVAQALNKPIAAPSANRFGSISPTSANAVLAELDGRIPLILDGGACLHGLESTIIKVEPGTPKALITVLRPGPITIEDLKLYAKVQRVTKTLLDEASEAPGQLASHYAPRTPLRLLSKPSDFTPEEGRRYALMSYRGEEKDGYVDLADWEQMMILSPGNGKLPEAAVRFFYVLRELDKLGVDEIIAEPMLEHGMGAAMMDKLRRASVRPSR
- a CDS encoding MGMT family protein gives rise to the protein MAKPKSLAATRIRAEVIRLVGLIPGGKFTTYGSIAIHMNVAALHVSSVMSRLTDEESKTLPWHRVVGADARISPKMNAELAVLQRKRLEQEGFHLDAQGYIQDADSHFHVVGLRRSIRWSDP